DNA sequence from the Lysinibacillus sp. OF-1 genome:
TTGCTAATGTATTAATAACAGGTCCCTTCGAACGTAGACGTACTCGTATTTGATCTACTTCTTCAATGAAAACAACCCACGCGCATATCCCTTTGACACTGCCAAGGCATCCTACTAATAAAGAGGCCTCAGATGGCACTGTATTATATTCCGCTAACAATTCCTTTGTTAGCTTTACATAGGCAGCCCCATGCTCATCCATTGTAAAGTTTTGATAAATATAGCCTTGTAAATTAAGTAGCTTTTGCTCCATTTCATACATACCATCAAAAATTTGATTTCGATCAAAATCATATGTAATCAGCTCTGAAGCCACTTTAAATGTTTTCGCTGTCGTGCTTGGGAACTGGAATCTTCCTGTATCCCCTACAATTCCTGCAAATAATAAGCGTGCAGCAGCATCTGTAAGTTGCCAGCTAGCAACTGCCTTGCCTTCTTCATACAATTCATAAATCATTTCACTGCATGAGCTTGCTGTCGTATCTACCCATAATAAGTCACCATATGCATCGTCATTTGGGTGGTGATCAATTTTTATCACCATTTTTCCTTTTGTATAGCGTTGATCGTCAACCCGCTCTGTATTGGCTGTGTCTGTGACAATTACTAAAGCATTGTCGTACATATCATCTGCTATTTCATCAGGCTGTGCCATAAACGATAAGGAAGCGTCATGTTCACCAACAGCAAAGACCTTTTTCTCAGGGTAGTTGGCTAAAATAATCTCTTTTAAACCTTGCTGAGAACCATAAGCATCCGGATCTGGACGTACATGACGATGAATAATGATTGTTTCAAAGGCCTTAATTGTGTCGATGATTTGTCTTTTCACCTTAAATTCCTCCAAAATGATAGTAAGAACCGTTAGCATTTTTTTATAATTATCGTTACAATAATGTCTAGTTATGCTAGGAGGTTTACTATGCTCAATTTAATATTTGTATTTGCGATTATCATATCTTTTGTTTTTTACTTCTATTTTAAAACAAAACAATTCCGTTCTCCATTACCAATCGCCAAAAATTGGTATAAAAGTAAGGCGAATATCGGCTTAGGTTCCTTAATTTTATCCTTCGCTTTAAATCAAGCTTATTTATTCCCAGGCTTATTTACATTTATTATTGTAGCAATTCTTGTCGCACTAGGCATCTTAGTTGTTATAGAAAATATAAAAAAAGCACGCCATTATGGGCAATTTGTTGAGGAAGAATTCCGCATTAATCAATAATATATGTAACAAAGGGATGACCAAGCAATTGCGCTAGGCCATCCCTTTTTCAATACTTAACGTTCTAATAGTTGGAACATCATCATTGCCTTACCGACAAGCATTTGTTGATTATACACTTCGAAGTCCATTTTCACAAACTTACGACTCATGTCTAAAATGCGAGGCTTAACCGTAAGCGTACTTTCCATTTGAACCGGCTTAATAAAATAAATAGTCATATTCTCAGCCACTGCATCACCACGTTTACGGCGTTTTAAGGCAAATGAACCAACTTCAGCTAGTAAAGTTGTAAAAGCACCATATGAAATGGCCCCATATTGATTGGTCATTTGTGGTGTGACTTTAAACTCTACTATTAGTTCTTCATCACCCAGTACCTTCATTTCATTTTTCACTAAATCATCAATCGTTTCACCGTGCTGAGGCTGTCTTTGTGCTAATTGCAGCGCCTTAAGTACATCCTGACGACTAATAACACCTTGCAAAACATTGTCATCATCAACAATTGGTAAAAGATCAATTCCTTCCCAAATCATACGATGCCCAGCAGAAGCGACACTCATTTTCATGGAACCAGCAATCGGATTTTTTGTCATTACTTTTTCAACTAGCTCGTTCTCTTCACGACCAATAACGTCTTTTACGGTAATCATCCCGACTAATTTATTTTGATGTGTGACAACAGGAAATGCACCATGTGTTGTGCGTTCATTTAACTTATGAAAATGATGGATCGTTTCATCATTTTTTAAGGCAGCCGTGTCAGTCATTGGGACATAAATATCTTCAATAAATAAAATATCTTTTTTGATTAATTGGTCATAAATTGCTCGGTTAATCATTGTTGCTACTGTAAACGTATCATAGCTTGTTGAAATAATGGGTAAATCTAATGAATCCGCAAGTATTTTATTATCTTCCGTTGTATCAAAACCGCCAGTGATTAAAACAGCTGCACCCGCTCGAAGTGCATTTTCATGTGCCTTAATCCGGTTACCAACAATCAATAAGCTACCTGCATCTGTATAACGCATCATGTCTTCTAATTGCATTGCACCAATGACAAATTTCGTTAACGTTTTATGTAGACCCGATTTTCCACCTAAAACTTGGCCATCGACAATATTGACAATTTCTGCAAAAGTTAAGCGTTCAATATTTTCTTTCTTTTTTTTCTCAATGCGAATTGTTCCAACACGCTCAATCGAACTTACTAAGCGACGATTTTCCGCTTCCTTTATGGCACGATAAGCCGTCCCTTCACTCACTTGCATTTCTTTCGCTATTTGACGTACTGAAATTTTATCGCCCACGGGTAGTGATTCGATGTATTGTAAAATTTTCTCATGTTTTGTAGACAAAATATCACCTATTTCCTAAGCTTCTATTCTGCTCTTAGTGTACCATATTTTTTATAAAAATATTTAATATAAAGTGATCAAATTGTTTAACTTTCCCCATCATTTCAACTACTAGCGTGGTGTCAATTCATATAGTACAGCCCTATCAACGATTAGAAACAGTTTACTTTTTCGCCAGCTTTCAAAATTTGAACCTCTGTATTTTGCACTAAATCTGCAAAAATTTGTGGATCCTGCTCGATTGGTGGGAATGTATTGTAATGAATTGGTACGACAATTTTCGGCTTTAAGAATGAAACCGCGCAAGCTGCATCCTCTGGTCCCATTGTAAAATTATCCCCAATCGGTAAAAATGCAATATCAATAGGGTGTCGTTCGCCAATTAATTTCATATCACTAAATAGAGCTGTATCACCTGCATGATAAATCGTTAATCCCTCAACAAATAATAAAACCCCTGCCGGCATACCCATATAAATTATTTCATTATTTTCTGTTACATAAGATGAACCGTGAAAGGCTTGTGTAAACTTCACCTTACCAAAGTCAAACTCCTTAGCACCACCAATATGCATTGGATGTGCTTTTACACCTTGCCAAGAGATCCAATTAGCTAATTCATTTGGAGCAATGACTAACGCATCTTTTTTCTTCGCTAGCTCCACTGTGTCCCCAACATGATCATTATGTCCATGTGTAAGTACAATAATATCTGGTGCTTCTCCTGCCACCGTTAAGTCTGTTTGCCCATTGCCATTAATAAAAGGGTCAATTAAAATTGTTTTCCCGTTTGTTTGAATTTTGACAACTGAATGTCCATGATAACTAATTTCCATTTTAAAATCCTCCTCGAAAACCAAATTACAGTTCATCATTTTAATTCGCTACTCATGCGCTTTTTCCCTTTTTTTGATATGCTTGTACAGAGAATAATCGTAGTGTTCTCTAACAGCCTTATACCCTGTTAGCGCACAATTATTCAGTACTAGAAAAGGAACATCGACATTGCTTTATAGAGTCGACGCTTTTTTACGTAAAATTTCCCATGTACTAAAAGGAGGACATATTGATGTCAAAGGTCGAAGAAATCCAAAGTTATTTACAGCAACATCACATCGATGCAGCATTTGTAACAACACCTGACAATGTTTTTTACGTTTCAGGCTTTAAAAGTGATCCACATGAAAGATTACTAGGAGTCATGATTTTTAAAGATGCCGAGCCTTTTCTAATTTGTCCACAAATGGAGATTCCAGATGCGAAGGCAGCAGGTTGGTCTTATGAGGTAATCGGCCATCAGGATACTGAAAACTCAATGGACGTTCTTGCGCAAGCAATCATTTCACGCCAAGTTAATCCGACTACGTTTGCTATTGAAAAAGCGCAACTAATCGTCGAGCGTTTAGAAGCTTTACAGCAATCATTCCCACAGGCTAACTTTGTTCGCCTTGATGAAAAGATTAATGCTATGCGCGTCATCAAAGATGGGACTGAATTAGAAAAATTACGTAAAGCTGCGGAGCTAGCAGACTATGCAATTGAAATCGGTTGTAAGGAGATCGCTGAAGGGAAAACAGAAATGGAAATTCTAAAAGCGATTGAAAGTGCTATTCAAGATAAAGGTTGCAAAATGTCCTTTGAAACAATGGTATTAAGTGGTCCAAAAACGGCCTCTCCTCACGGCAAGCCAGGTGCACGTAAAATTGAAAAAGGGGATATGGTATTATTTGACCTTGGGGTTATTTACGATGGCTATTGCTCAGATATTACGCGTACTGTTGCCTTTGGGGAGCCTAGTGAAGCACAGAAGGAAATTTATCACGCTGTTTTAGCTGCCAATACAAATGCTGTCGCAGCTGTAAAACCAGGTATTCGTGCGATGGACTTAGATAAAATTGCACGTGATACTATCACAGAAGCTGGCTATGGTGAATATTTCACTCACCGTCTTGGTCATGGCCTTGGAATTTCTGTGCATGAATTCCCATCCGTTACAGGTGCAAATGAAATGACGATGGAAGAAGGCATGGTCTTTACAATTGAGCCAGGGATTTATAAATCAGATGTGACAGGCGTACGCATTGAGGATGATGTAGTTGTAACGAAAGATGGCGTTGAAGTATTAACAAAATTCCCGAAAGATTTAATTGTTCTATAATTACACACAAAAAAAGGAAGCAACTAGTGTAGTGCTTCCTTTTTTGATTTATTGAATTAACTCATCCACTTCGACAAATGGAAGACCTTGTGAATCTGCCACTGCTTTATAGACTAGTTGTCCATCTAATGTATTCACACCTTTTTTCAGTGCCGCATTATCTAGGCAAGCTTGTTTATAGCCTTTGTTTGCAATTTGAAGTGCATATGGAATTGTATTATTTGTTAAAGCAATTGTTGATGTGCGCGGTACTGCTCCTGGCATATTTGCTACTGCATAATGTACTACGCCATGTTTCACGTATGTTGGGTCATCATGAGTTGTCACACGATCAGACGAAGCAAAAATACCGCCTTGGTCAATCGCAATATCGACTACAACAGAGCCAGCTTGCATTGACTGAATCATTTCTTCAGATACAAGTTTCGGTGCTTTTGCGCCTGGTATTAACACCGCACCAATGACTAAATCTGAATCTTTCACTGATTCTGCAATATTATAAGGATTTGAAATTAATGTTTGAACATCACGACCAAACAGATCTTCTAATTGACGTAAACGTTCTGGGCTTAAATCGATTACTGTCACATCCGCACCCATGCCAACAGCGATTTTTGCAGCATTTGTTCCTGCGATACCACCACCGATTATTGTCACCTTGCCACGCTGCACACCTGAAACGCCACCTAATAAAATACCTTTACCAGCATGGTTTCTTTCTAAGAAC
Encoded proteins:
- a CDS encoding metal-dependent hydrolase, whose amino-acid sequence is MEISYHGHSVVKIQTNGKTILIDPFINGNGQTDLTVAGEAPDIIVLTHGHNDHVGDTVELAKKKDALVIAPNELANWISWQGVKAHPMHIGGAKEFDFGKVKFTQAFHGSSYVTENNEIIYMGMPAGVLLFVEGLTIYHAGDTALFSDMKLIGERHPIDIAFLPIGDNFTMGPEDAACAVSFLKPKIVVPIHYNTFPPIEQDPQIFADLVQNTEVQILKAGEKVNCF
- a CDS encoding DHH family phosphoesterase, which produces MKRQIIDTIKAFETIIIHRHVRPDPDAYGSQQGLKEIILANYPEKKVFAVGEHDASLSFMAQPDEIADDMYDNALVIVTDTANTERVDDQRYTKGKMVIKIDHHPNDDAYGDLLWVDTTASSCSEMIYELYEEGKAVASWQLTDAAARLLFAGIVGDTGRFQFPSTTAKTFKVASELITYDFDRNQIFDGMYEMEQKLLNLQGYIYQNFTMDEHGAAYVKLTKELLAEYNTVPSEASLLVGCLGSVKGICAWVVFIEEVDQIRVRLRSKGPVINTLAKEFNGGGHPLASGATAYSWEEADHVISRLQEMCKAYH
- a CDS encoding DRTGG domain-containing protein, whose amino-acid sequence is MSTKHEKILQYIESLPVGDKISVRQIAKEMQVSEGTAYRAIKEAENRRLVSSIERVGTIRIEKKKKENIERLTFAEIVNIVDGQVLGGKSGLHKTLTKFVIGAMQLEDMMRYTDAGSLLIVGNRIKAHENALRAGAAVLITGGFDTTEDNKILADSLDLPIISTSYDTFTVATMINRAIYDQLIKKDILFIEDIYVPMTDTAALKNDETIHHFHKLNERTTHGAFPVVTHQNKLVGMITVKDVIGREENELVEKVMTKNPIAGSMKMSVASAGHRMIWEGIDLLPIVDDDNVLQGVISRQDVLKALQLAQRQPQHGETIDDLVKNEMKVLGDEELIVEFKVTPQMTNQYGAISYGAFTTLLAEVGSFALKRRKRGDAVAENMTIYFIKPVQMESTLTVKPRILDMSRKFVKMDFEVYNQQMLVGKAMMMFQLLER
- the ald gene encoding alanine dehydrogenase, which translates into the protein MKIGIPKEIKNNENRVAMTPAGVVTLTHAGHEVYIETGAGLGSSFTDADYIAAGAHIVQTAKEAWSQEMIMKVKEPVASEYDYFYEGQILFTYLHLAPEVELTQALLNKKVVGIAYETVQLANGSLPLLTPMSEVAGKMATQIGAQFLERNHAGKGILLGGVSGVQRGKVTIIGGGIAGTNAAKIAVGMGADVTVIDLSPERLRQLEDLFGRDVQTLISNPYNIAESVKDSDLVIGAVLIPGAKAPKLVSEEMIQSMQAGSVVVDIAIDQGGIFASSDRVTTHDDPTYVKHGVVHYAVANMPGAVPRTSTIALTNNTIPYALQIANKGYKQACLDNAALKKGVNTLDGQLVYKAVADSQGLPFVEVDELIQ
- a CDS encoding YtpI family protein, with the protein product MLNLIFVFAIIISFVFYFYFKTKQFRSPLPIAKNWYKSKANIGLGSLILSFALNQAYLFPGLFTFIIVAILVALGILVVIENIKKARHYGQFVEEEFRINQ
- a CDS encoding M24 family metallopeptidase, coding for MSKVEEIQSYLQQHHIDAAFVTTPDNVFYVSGFKSDPHERLLGVMIFKDAEPFLICPQMEIPDAKAAGWSYEVIGHQDTENSMDVLAQAIISRQVNPTTFAIEKAQLIVERLEALQQSFPQANFVRLDEKINAMRVIKDGTELEKLRKAAELADYAIEIGCKEIAEGKTEMEILKAIESAIQDKGCKMSFETMVLSGPKTASPHGKPGARKIEKGDMVLFDLGVIYDGYCSDITRTVAFGEPSEAQKEIYHAVLAANTNAVAAVKPGIRAMDLDKIARDTITEAGYGEYFTHRLGHGLGISVHEFPSVTGANEMTMEEGMVFTIEPGIYKSDVTGVRIEDDVVVTKDGVEVLTKFPKDLIVL